In the Eremothecium cymbalariae DBVPG#7215 chromosome 7, complete sequence genome, one interval contains:
- the HEM2 gene encoding porphobilinogen synthase HEM2 (similar to Ashbya gossypii AGR015C), whose amino-acid sequence MGHTAEFLAANETEISSVLSGGYNHPLLREWQNERSLNKNMFIFPLFVSDDPDEEKPIESLPNIKRFGINKLAAYLKTLVTKGLRSVLLFGVPLKPGCKDEVGTAADDPEGPVIQAIKLLRRDFPELYILCDVCLCEYTSHGHCGVLFDDGTINRELSVRRIAAVAVNYAKAGAHCVAPSDMIDGRIKEIKLGLIQARLAHKTFVMSYAAKFSGNLYGPFRDAACSMPSYGDRKCYQLPLGGRGLARRALRRDLGEGADGIIVKPSTFYLDIMADASEIAKDVPICAYHVSGEYAMLHAGAKAGVVDLKSIAFESHQGFLRAGARLIISYMTPEFLDWLS is encoded by the coding sequence GAAAGATCATTAAATAAGAATATGTTTATCTTCCCATTATTTGTTAGTGATGATCCGGATGAAGAGAAGCCCATTGAGTCCTTGCCAAATATTAAACGTTTTGGTATCAATAAATTGGCAGCTTATCTGAAAACCTTAGTTACCAAAGGCCTTCGTTCTGTGCTTTTGTTTGGAGTTCCTTTGAAGCCTGGTTGTAAAGATGAAGTTGGAACCGCTGCTGATGATCCAGAGGGACCTGTAATTCAGGCAATTAAGCTGCTTCGCCGGGATTTTCCTGAATTATATATTCTGTGTGATGTTTGTTTATGTGAGTACACTTCTCATGGCCATTGTGGTGTTCTATTCGACGATGGCACCATCAATAGGGAATTGTCAGTCCGTCGGATTGCTGCAGTAGCTGTCAATTATGCCAAGGCAGGGGCGCATTGTGTAGCTCCAAGTGATATGATTGATGGCAGAATCAAAGAAATTAAGTTGGGTTTAATACAGGCTCGTCTAGCGCACAAGACATTTGTTATGAGCTACGCTGCGAAATTTAGCGGCAACCTGTATGGTCCATTCCGTGATGCAGCATGTTCCATGCCATCATATGGTGACCGTAAGTGTTACCAGTTACCATTGGGAGGTCGTGGCTTGGCTAGACGTGCTTTAAGACGAGATTTGGGAGAAGGTGCAGATGGAATAATTGTTAAGCCTTCCACGTTTTATTTGGATATTATGGCAGATGCTTCAGAAATTGCGAAAGATGTTCCAATATGCGCTTACCATGTTTCTGGTGAGTATGCAATGTTACACGCAGGCGCTAAAGCTGGTGTAGTGGATCTCAAATCCATTGCCTTTGAGTCTCATCAAGGCTTTTTGAGAGCTGGTGCCAGGTTAATCATTAGTTATATGACTCCTGAATTCTTAGACTGGTTAAGTTGA
- the VPS20 gene encoding ESCRT-III subunit protein VPS20 (similar to Ashbya gossypii AGR014W): MGQKGSKIQVTATDKAILQLKLAKDNLHRYSKRTDTLIEQERKELRNIAIAEKEKFKKNARARLLLKRIHYQQHLLDQCSDQLINLENMLMTIEFKLVEKQFIEGLTHGNEVLKKLNREFSGVEELMDDFAEQVAYQEEIDEVLGNSTVSFVGNFQQEIDKELDILDAEINAKQTDVEAFPSTEGLPEVRHNEPAKNLTEESAEEDKALLHSKALKKPMPA; this comes from the coding sequence ATGGGTCAAAAGGGCAGTAAGATTCAAGTGACAGCTACAGATAAAGCAATACTCCAATTAAAGCTGGCAAAGGATAACTTGCATCGGTATTCAAAGCGTACAGATACACTTATTGAACAAGAACGTAAAGAACTCAGGAATATAGCAATTGCAGAGAAGGAAAAATTCAAGAAGAATGCAAGAGCACGTTTATTACTTAAAAGGATTCATTATCAGCAACATTTGCTGGATCAGTGTTCTGATCAGTTGATTAATTTGGAGAACATGCTTATGACAATAGAATTCAAGTTGGTTGAGAAGCAATTTATAGAAGGTTTAACTCATGGGAATGAAGtattaaagaagttgaataGAGAGTTTTCTGGGGTGGAGGAGTTAATGGATGATTTTGCAGAACAAGTAGCTTACCAAGAAGAAATAGATGAGGTATTAGGGAATAGTACGGTCAGCTTTGTCGGAAATTTCCAAcaagaaattgataaagaatTAGATATACTAGATGCCGAAATTAATGCTAAACAAACGGATGTGGAAGCGTTCCCATCCACTGAGGGACTACCAGAAGTGAGACACAACGAACCTGCCAAGAATTTAACGGAAGAATCAGCTGAAGAGGACAAGGCTCTTCTTCACAGTAAGGCTCTGAAGAAGCCAATGCCTGCATAA
- the CYS4 gene encoding cystathionine beta-synthase CYS4 (similar to Ashbya gossypii AGR012C) has translation MVDNRHQVIDLVGNTPLIELSKLPAALNIKPKVYAKLELYNPGGSIKDRIAKSMIEHAEAEGIINPSRTTLIEPTSGNTGIGLALIGAIKGYRTIITLPEKMSNEKVSVLKALGAEIIRTPTAAAWDSPESHIGVAKRLEKEIPGAIILDQYNNIRNPLAHYNGTGREIHEQLNSLGLFNKLHGVVAGAGTGGTISGISRYLKEQNDKIQIIGADPKGSILAQPASLNDSDVTEYKVEGIGYDFVPEVLDRSLVDYWYKTEDKSAFKYARQLISNEGVLIGGSSGSAFAALVQYTQDHPELTEDDVLVVIFPDSIRSYLTKFVDDEWLKTNNLWDDSIIAPLAKNDVDAFKGAVVKDLDLKPVVSVNETAPITEVVKILKDHGFDQLPVLAENSKKLVGLVTLSQLLKKLSSGKDVRSIKGLFYDFRKLNNFDEISSYNENKSGKKKFVRFTVESTLSELNHFFERHSAAIITQGLTPVHIVTKVDLLSYLA, from the coding sequence atggTGGATAACCGTCATCAAGTCATTGATTTAGTGGGTAACACACCGCTAATCGAATTATCCAAGCTACCCGCAGCTTTGAATATTAAGCCTAAAGTTTATGCGAAATTAGAATTGTATAATCCTGGTGGTTCGATCAAGGACCGTATTGCAAAGTCTATGATTGAGCATGCTGAGGCGGAGGGTATAATTAATCCGTCTAGGACGACTTTGATTGAGCCGACTTCAGGTAATACAGGTATCGGTTTAGCATTGATTGGTGCTATTAAGGGCTACAgaactattattactttaCCCGAAAAGATGTCTAATGAGAAGGTTTCTGTGTTGAAGGCTTTAGGTGCTGAAATTATCAGAACACCGACTGCGGCAGCATGGGATTCTCCAGAGTCTCATATTGGAGTGGCTAAGAGATTAGAAAAAGAGATTCCAGGGGCCATAATTTTGGATCAGTATAACAATATAAGAAACCCATTGGCTCATTATAATGGTACAGGCAGGGAGATTCACGAACAATTGAACAGTTTAGGGCTATTTAATAAGTTACATGGTGTCGTTGCAGGTGCAGGGACTGGTGGTACCATTTCTGGTATCTCCCGGTATTTAAAAGAACAGAACGACAAAATCCAGATCATTGGAGCTGATCCGAAGGGTTCTATTTTAGCTCAACCTGCTTCTTTGAATGATTCTGATGTAACTGAGTACAAGGTTGAGGGTATTGGTTACGACTTTGTCCCAGAGGTTTTGGACAGATCTTTGGTTGATTATTGGTATAAGACTGAAGACAAGTCTGCCTTCAAGTACGCTCGTCAGTTGATTTCCAATGAGGGTGTATTGATTGGTGGTTCTTCTGGTTCTGCTTTCGCTGCATTAGTTCAATACACACAGGATCACCCAGAATTGACCGAGGATGATGTTCTTGTTGTAATCTTCCCAGATTCCATTAGGTCATACTTGACTaaatttgttgatgatgagtgGCTGAAGACGAACAATTTGTGGGATGATTCTATCATCGCTCCTCTTGCAAAGAATGACGTGGACGCCTTTAAGGGTGCAGTCGTTAAGGATTTGGACTTGAAACCCGTTGTTTCTGTTAACGAAACAGCTCCCATTACAGAAGTTGTCAAAATTCTCAAAGATCATGGTTTCGATCAACTTCCAGTTTTGGCAGAAAATAGTAAGAAATTGGTGGGCTTGGTTACGTTATCGcaattattgaagaaattatctTCCGGTAAGGATGTTCGAAGCATCAAAGGGTTATTCTACGACTTCAGAAAGTTAAATAACTTTGATGAGATATCTTCTTACAATGAAAATAAAtctggaaagaaaaagtTCGTCAGATTTACTGTTGAATCTACACTGTCTGAATTGAACCATTTCTTTGAAAGACACTCAGCTGCCATCATCACCCAGGGTTTGACTCCTGTACACATTGTCACCAAAGTAGATTTACTATCCTATTTGGCCTAA
- the DPC13 gene encoding Dpc13p (similar to Saccharomyces cerevisiae YGL041W-A) gives MILGASFGRILSRTITRSSHVHVLRRTKIGTSVTIKNYATSWDKSPENLDAHLKVQKLMAEIQAHPNITSSLDHLSTLMKDKGLMNPESENGPLTAWQMIKIMMDKDVREAMRDLKAQLEKSGISLGPDQLAPLMNVLGLNKK, from the coding sequence ATGATTCTAGGTGCATCATTTGGACGTATATTGTCAAGAACTATTACAAGATCGAGCCATGTTCATGTTCTCCGTCGTACCAAGATTGGTACTTCTGTGACCATTAAAAATTATGCAACTTCGTGGGATAAATCACCAGAAAATCTCGATGCACACTTGAAAGTTCAGAAATTAATGGCCGAAATTCAGGCTCATCCTAATATAACTTCCTCTCTTGATCACCTTAGTACCCTTATGAAGGATAAGGGTTTGATGAACCCAGAGAGTGAAAATGGACCTCTAACCGCTTGGCAAATGATTAAGATTATGATGGACAAGGATGTTCGTGAAGCAATGCGAGATTTAAAAGCCCAATTAGAAAAATCTGGAATCAGCTTAGGGCCTGATCAGTTAGCACCATTAATGAATGTTTTAGGCTTAAATAAGAAGTAA